CGGAGCTGGCGTCGCTGCGCGGCCGTATCCCGCTGGTGCTGCCCGTGCGCCGCTTCGCCCGCGAGGGCTTCCCACCACCGGATGACTTCCTGCGGGCCATACGCCACCCCCTGGCCGACGAGGCGCCCGACGGCTGGGTCGCCAGGGTGCTCACCGAAGAGCGCGGGCTGCTGCTGGTGGACGGGATCGACGAGGCCCCCGAGTCGGAGCGCACGGCCCTGCGCGGCCAGCTGCGCCGGCTGATGCGCATCTACTCGGGCAACTTCTGCCTGGTCACCGCCCGTCCCTCGGCCGTGGAGCCCAACTGGCTGGCCGACGAGGGCTTCGACGAACTGGCCCTGGCCCCGATGAACCGCGACCAGGTCGCCGCCTTCATCACCGCCTGGCACGCGGCGGCCGGCGACGACGAGGGCAAGGACCACCGCCGCCTGGAGGAGTACCGCGATCGGCTGCTGGCCTCCATCCCGCTCTACCGCGAGCTGCGCGGCCTGGCCACCAACCCGCTGATGTGCGGCCTGATCTGCGCCCTCAACCGCGACAGGTCCGGCTCGCTCCCCCAGGGCCGCAAGGAGCTGTACGAGGCGGCGATGGAGATGCTGCTCCAGCGCCGCGACCCCGAGCGCCGGGTGCTGTACGCCGACGCGGTGAAGCTACAGCGCGGCGCCCGCGAGCGGCTGCTGCGCAAACTGGCCTACCGGATGCTCGTGGACCGCAGGGTCGAGCTGACCATGGACGAGGCGCTGGAGGAGATCGCCCGCCAGCTGCCCGCCATCCCCTCCACATCCGGCCAGGGCGCCCCCGAGGACATCTTCAACCACCTCCTGCTGCGCACCGGGCTGCTGCGCGAACAGTCCGACCGCGCCGTGGAGTTCGTCCACCGGACCGTGCAGGACTACCTCGCGGCGAAGGAGGCCGTCGATCAGGGCGCCTTCGATCTGCTGCTCGCCCACGCGCACGAGGCGGAGTGGGAGGAGGTCATGAGGATGGCCGTCGCGCACGCCCGCCCCGGCGAGTGCGCGAAGCTGCTGGGCGGCCTGCTGGCGCCGGGCCGCACCGGAATGCAGCGCAACCGCCGCCGGCTGCTGGCCGCCGCCTGCCTGGAGCATGTGACGGAGCTGGATCCGGACACCCACGCCCGCATCCGCCGCGAGACGCGCCACATGGTGCGCCCGACGACCGTGGAGGCGGCCCGCAGTCTGGGCTGGGTGGGGCCGATAGTGCTGGAGATGCTGCCCGATCCCTCCCGGGTCACCGACCGCGAGGCGCACCGGCTCGCGGTCACGGTGACCCGCATCAACGACGACGCCGCCATCCACTACCTCGCGCAGCTGCGCAACCGCGCCTCGCTGGAGCTGCGGGCCGAACTCGCGCGCGGCTGGCACAACTTCGACACCGACCGCTACGCCGAGGAGATCATCGGGCACCTCGACCCGGAGGGGCTGTACTTTCCCGTCTCGGACCGCTTCGAACTGGCCGCGCTGCGGAAGCTCGGAGGGAGGTCGCGGGTCCAGATCGTCGGCCAGTTCACACCCGACGAACTCCTGGGCGGGCTCTCCCATGACCAGCTCACCCACCTGTGGCTGGCCTACGACCTCCGCGTCCCCATGGGCTGGCTGGCCGCCTTCCCCCACCTCACGACGCTCCGCGTCAACCCCCGCCTGCCCCGCGTGAACGGTGTCCCGGACGGCATCCGGATCCTCAGCTGACTCCTCAAGCTCCCCCAGCCCCGAAAGAAACCGGAAGGGGAGGGGCAGGGGCCGAAAACAAAGCGGGACCGACCACAAAGGTCGGTCCCGCTCAGGCGTGAAGCGTCAGGCTTCCTTGGAGAGGTTGGGCCCGCCACCCGCGGCGGACTCGACCGGCGGAGCATCCGGCAGAGCCGACTTCTCCTCACCCCGGAAGGTGAAGGTCTTCGACTCGCCCTCCCCCTCGGTGTCCACGACCACGATGTGTCCGGGCCGCAGGTCGCCGAAGAGGATCTTCTCGGAGAGGATGTCCTCGACCTCGCGCTGGATGGTCCGGCGCAGCGGCCGGGCACCCATCACGGGGTCGTAGCCCTTCTTCGCGAGCAGCTCCTTGGCATCGGTGCTCAGCTCGATGCCCATGTCCCGGTCCTTCAGCCGCTCGTCGACCTGGGCGAGCATCAGGTCCACGATGCGGATGATGTCGTCCTGCGTGAGCTGGTGGAAGACCACCGTGTCGTCGACACGGTTGAGGAACTCGGGCCGGAAGTGCTGCTTCAGCTCGTCGTTGACCTTGGCCTTCATCCGGTCGTAGCCGGCCTTGGTGTCGCCCTGTGCGGCGAAGCCGAGGTTGAAGCCCTTGGAGATGTCCCGGGTGCCGAGGTTGGTCGTCATGATGATGACCGTGTTCTTGAAGTCGACGACCCGGCCCTGGGAGTCGGTCAGGCGACCGTCCTCCAGGATCTGCAACAGCGAGTTGAAGATGTCCGGGTGCGCCTTCTCGACCTCGTCGAAGAGGACCACGGAGAACGGCTTGCGCCGCACCTTCTCGGTGAGCTGGCCGCCCTCCTCGTAGCCGACGTATCCGGGCGGGGAGCCGAAGAGCCGCGAGACGGTGTGCTTCTCGCTGAACTCCGACATGTCGAGCGAGATGAGCGCTTCCTCGTCCCCGAACAGGAACTCGGCCAGCGTCTTGCTCAGCTCGGTCTTACCCACACCGGACGGGCCGGCGAAGATGAACGATCCACCGGGGCGCTTGGGGTCCTTCAGACCCGCACGGGTGCGCCGGATCGCCTGGGAGAGCGCCTTGATGGCGTCCTCCTGGCCGATGACGCGCTTGTGCAGCTCGTCCTCCATGCGCAGCAGGCGGGAGGACTCCTCCTCCGTCAGCTTGAAGACCGGGATGCCCGTGGCCGTGGCCAGGACCTCGGCGATCAGCTCCTCGTCCACCTCGGCGACGACATCCATGTCGCCGGCCTTCCACTCCTTCTCGCGCTTGGTCTTCTGCGCGAGAAGCTGCTTCTCGGTGTCCCGGAGGGAGGCGGCCTTCTCGAAGTCCTGCGAGTCGATCGCGGACTCCTTGTCCCGGCGCACGTTCGCGATCTTCTCGTCGAACTCGCGCAGGTCCGGCGGCGCGGTCATCCGGCGGATGCGCATCCGGGAGCCGGCCTCGTCGATCAGGTCGATGGCCTTGTCCGGAAGGAAGCGGTCCGAGATGTAGCGGTCCGCGAGCGTCGCGGCGCCGACCAGGGCGGCGTCCGTGATGGAGACGCGGTGGTGCGCCTCGTAACGGTCGCGCAGACCCTTGAGGATCTCGATGGTGTGCGGCAGCGACGGCTCCGCGACCTGGATGGGCTGGAAGCGGCGCTCAAGAGCGGCGTCCTTCTCCAGGTACTTGCGGTATTCGTCGAGCGTCGTGGCACCGATGGTCTGGAGCTCGCCGCGGGCCAGCATCGGCTTGAGGATGCTCGCCGCGTCGATCGCGCCCTCGGCGGCGCCCGCGCCGACCAGGGTGTGCAGCTCGTCGATGAACAGGATGATGTCGCCGCGCGTGCGGATCTCCTTGAGCACCTTCTTCAGGCGCTCCTCGAAGTCACCGCGGTAGCGCGAGCCGGCGACCAGCGCGCCGAGGTCCAGGGTGTAGAGGTGCTTGTCCTTGAGGGTCTCGGGCACCTCGCCCTTGACGATGGCCTGCGCCAGCCCCTCGACGACGGCGGTCTTGCCGACGCCGGGCTCACCGATGAGCACGGGGTTGTTCTTCGTCCGGCGGGACAGGACCTGCATGACCCGCTCGATCTCCTTCTCGCGCCCGATGACCGGGTCGAGCTTGGACTCACGGGCGGCCTGCGTCAGGTTGCGGCCGAACTGGTCCAGAACGAGCGAGGTGGACGGCGTGCCCTCGGCGGGTCCGCCGGCCGTGGCGGCTTCCTTGCCACCCGAGTATCCAGAAAGCAGCTGGATGACCTGCTGGCGCACCCTGTTCAGGTCGGCGCCCAGCTTCACGAGGACCTGGGCGGCGACGCCCTCGCCCTCGCGGATCAGCCCGAGCAGGATGTGCTCGGTGCCGATGTAGTTGTGGCCGAGCTGAAGTGCCTCGCGGAGCGACAGCTCCAGCACCTTCTTGGCACGGGGCGTGAAGGGAATGTGGCCGGACGGAGCCTGCTGGCCCTGCCCGATGATCTCCTCCACCTGCTGGCGGACAGCCTCAAGCGAGATCCCGAGGCTCTCCAGTGCCTTAGCGGCGACACCCTCACCCTCGTGGATCAGGCCCAGAAGGATGTGCTCGGTGCCGATGTAGTTGTGGTTGAGCATCCGGGCTTCTTCCTGAGCCAGGACGACAACCCGCCGCGCGCGGTCGGTGAACCTCTCGAACATCGTTAATCGCTCCTCAGAGCGGTCAGGCAGTGAGGGGACGCTCCCCTCGCTGTCCTTCCGCAGCTTAGTCCCGCAACGGGGGACCGCTCATTCCAACTGCCGACTGCGGCCCGGTCGACCCGATCGATCATGCGCCTCCTGCCCCGGACAGCCGACAACAGTTCCAACCCGATAGTGCGAGACGATGTTCCCGCAGGCCAGGCGTATTCACCTGGATCCACTACGCCGACGGCGAACGCCCCCGTACCGACACGCCCGCCTCTCGTGCGCACCGCCGCTCCGCACCCCCGTTCCGCCCGCTGTCACCTGGGCTTCCGGCCCGTCAGAGCCTTCTTACCCGCTCAGTACGACAGTCCATGCGGCCTTGGACGGATACGGACCCGCGCATCCGCTGTCGGCGAACAGCCGGACATTCGTCCGGGCCCGCGCTCGCAAATCAAGCACCGTGAGTAGTTACCCTCAACGCAGCGTCACAACATCGGCGTTCGGGCGGGCACCTGGGAGGCCGCCACCTGCCTGCGGCCTCCCGAGCCGGGTGCGCACCCGGGACCCTGCCCCGGGCTCCCTCTCGTGCTGCTGGCGAGTGCGGTGGAAGAGAGGGGCCCACCGCCCCCTGGTCCGGCCCCTCGGGCCCGGAACTGCTCAGCCGTTGGCCTTCTCGTAGGCCTCGCGAATGCTGGCGGGGACCCGGCCCCGGTCATTGACCTCGTAACCCTGCTCCTTGGCCCACGCGCGGATCTTCGCGGTGTCCTGGCTGCTGCTGCCGCCGGAAGCGGCGCGACCGCCCTTTCCACGGGCGGACCTGCCACCGGTACGGCGGCCACTCTTGAGATAGGGCTCCAGCGCACTCCGGAGCTTGTCGGCATTAGAGGTGGTGAGGTCGATCTCGTAGGTCTTCCCGTCGAGCGCGAACGTCACGGTCTCGTCCGCCTCGCCACCGTCGAGGTCATCGACAAGAAGAACCTGAACCTTCTGTGCCACCGCTACTCCCATTCGTCATCGATAACGGATTACTGATACTGCCGACGAAAGCAAACCGCTTTTCCGGGAGAAACACAAACCCTCGGCTGAGTTTGCCCTGCGGCCCGCTGGGATTGGCGGGACCTTTCGGACATAGTGGTGGCAGTTCTGCGGAGGGCTTCAGAGATGCAGCAGCATGCGGCTGTTGCCCAAGGTGTTCGGCTTCACTCGTTCGAGACCCAGGAACTCGGCTACTCCTTCGTCATAGGAACGCAGCAGCTCGCTGTAGACATCGCCGTCGACGGGAGTCTCGCCGATCTCCGTGAAGCCGTGCTTGGTGAAGAAGTCCACTTCGAAGGTGAGGCAGAAAATGCGTCGCACACCGATCCAGCGCGCGGTCCGCAGGAGCTTCTCCAGGAGCAGATGTCCGAGTCCGGTTCCGCGCTGGACGGGATCGACCGCCAGTGTTCTGACCTCGGCGAGGTCTTCCCACATGATGTGCAGTGCTCCGCAGCCGACGACTTCCGCGTCCGCGTCCCGTTCCGCCACCCAGAACTCCTGGATGTCCTCGTAAAGCGTCACTGTGGCTTTGTCGAGGAGGATCCGCTCGCGGGAGTACGCGTCGATGAGCCGGCGCACCGCTGGGACATCGGCCGTGCGTGCCCTGCGGATGGTGACTTCGGATAGCGGTGCGCGTTCTGGCATGAACGGACGCTATCGCTCCTGACCCCCGCCCCCCTCGGCGGGGGCATCGAGATGGACGCCGTTCAGTTGTACGACACGCAAGGCATCACGCAGCACCTCGACCTGTTCCGGCGACATCATGCCGAAGAAGTCCACAAGAGCGGCGGCAGGGTTGTCGCTGGCCGACCACGCCTCGTTCATCAGAGCTGCGGAGTACGCGGCACGGGTGGAGACCGCCGCATATCTATAGGCGCGGCCTTCTTGATCCCTCCGGAGCCAGCCCTTCTGGCGCAGGTTGTCCATTACGGTCATCACCGTCGTGTAGGCGACGGTGCGTTCCTTCTGTAGATCTTCGAGGACTTCCCGCACGGTGACCGGGCGGTTCCAGCGCCATACCCGGGTCATCACGGCATCTTCCAGCTCTCCCAATGGCCTCGGCACGGAAGAATAATAGTGGAAAATGTCCGAATCGAGGGAATTAGGGAGAACAGGGGCCACGTCAGCCCCCGCGCTTCCAGCGGGTCAGCTCCCGCGCTTTTGACTGGTGCCTTCGGCCTTGGCCAGCGCGGCGTCGACGATGCCGTCTTCCTTGGCCTTGTTGGCGCCGCCCTGGCTCTTGACGATCGTCACGATGAGCGCGGTGAACGCCACCGCCATCACGAGCGGTGGGGTGAGCGCGGCGACGTAGTCCATGGCCGTCCTCCTCGGTGAGCAGGCGTCCAGAGTAACCCTGCCCCCTCAGACGGGAACGGGGTCCCTCCGCTTCGCCGACTCCTCGGTGCCGGGCCGCTCCGTCTCCGGGTCCGGCCCCGCGGGCGGGGAGTCCGGCGCCTCCGGCCCCTGCGGGGGCTGAGGAGAGGGGCGCCGGGGCGGGAAGACCTCGGCCGGGGTGGGGACGGGCCGCGAGGGCGCGGGGCCCGGCCGTGCGGGCGCCGGCCTGCCGGGGCCCGGCTTGTTCCCGGGCTCCGCCTCGCGGTCCGGTTCGTCCGCCTCCTCGGCCGCGACGGGGGCCGGAGGGCTCTCGTCCCAGGGGCGGCGGCCACGGGGGACGATCCGCGGTCCGGGGCGTACGGCCCGCTCCGCGAGGCTCTCGCAGCGGTGCAGCAGCGCCCGTCTGCGGGCGCTCTCGCGCTCACCGGCGGCCTCCGCGCACAGCGAGCGCAGCGCGGCCAGGTCGTCGGGTCGTGGGAGGTGTCCGGCGGTGAGGGCGCCTTCCAGCTGGTCGAGATAGCCGGTGGCGGCGCCGGGGAGGGCCTCGCGGTACCGCGCGAGGTCCGCCAGCAGGAAGGCGCGCAGTCTGTCGCCCTCGCGCGCCGCCTCCTCCACGGACCGCGCGAGGCGCAGATACTCCCTGGACCGTTCGGGAGCGGGGTCGGACTGGAGGGCGATGGCGAGGGCGCCGCCGAGCACACGCAGCTCGTCCGCGCTGAACGCCACGCCGCCTCGTGAACCGCAGGGCGTGGGCATGAGGCGAAGATAAGGGGAGTTACGACTAAATGTGCTTATCTACCGGGTACCGGGCGTGGCGCCCAGCTGGTACCCGCCGGTATCCGCCAATACCCGACCGCCCCTTCGGCCCGGGCCACTCCCCGTCCGGCCCCGAACCGCCCCTCCGGGCAGCAGCCCCCTCAGCTCCGGTCGACGTTGCGCTCGTACACCAGGCGCAGGCCGATCAGAGTCAGCCAGGGCTCGTGCTCGTCGATGACGGCGGACTCCCCCAGCACCATGGGTGCCAGGCCGCCGGTGGCGATGACGGTGACGTCGTCGGGGTCGGCCGCCAGTTCGGCCGCCATCCGGTTCACGACCCCGTCGACCTGGCCGGCGAAGCCGTAGACGATGCCCGCCTGCATGGCCTCGACCGTGTTCTTGCCGATGACGCTGCGCGGGCGGGCGATCTCGATCTTGCGCAGCTGCGCGCCGCGTACGCCCAGCGCGTCCACGGAGATCTCGATGCCGGGCGCGATGACGCCGCCGACGTACTCGCCGCGCGCCGAGACCGCGTCGAAGGTGGTGGCGGTGCCGAAGTCGACGACCACACAAGGGCCGCCGTACAGCTCGACGGCGGCCAGCGCGTTGATGATCCGGTCGGCGCCGACCTCTTTCGGGTTGTCCATCAGGATCGGCACACCGGTCTTGACGCCCGGCTCGACCAGCACGGCGGGGATGTCGCCGTAGTAGCGGCGGGTCACCTCACGCAGCTCGTGCAGGACGGAGGGGACGGTGGAGCAGATGGCGATGCCCTCGATGTTGTCGCCCAGCTCCTCGCCCAGGAGGGGGTGCATGCCCATCAACCCCTGGAGCAGCACGGCCAGTTCATCGGCCGTGCGGCGGGCCTCCGTGGAGATGCGCCAGTGCTCGACGATCTCCTGGCCGTCGAACAGGCCCAGCACGGTGTGGGTGTTGCCCACATCGATGGTGAGCAGCATCAGACGGACTCCTCTCGCAGATCCAGGCCGATGTCCAGGATCGGGGAGGAGTGGGTCAGCCCGCCGACGGACAGGAAGTCGACGCCGGTTGCGGCGTATTCGGCCGCGTTCGCCAGGGTGAGGCGCCCCGAGGACTCCAGCCGCGCGCGGCCCGCGACGAGCGTGACCGCCTCTGCGGTGAGCCCCGGGGTGAAGTTGTCGAGCAGGATCAGATCCGCGCCCTGGTCGAGGACCGGCGGGATCTGGTCGAGCCGGTCGACCTCCACCTCGATGGGCAGGTCCGGGAATTCGGCCCGGACGAGGGCGAACGCCTCGGCCACGCCGCCTGCGGCCACCACGTGGTTGTCCTTGATGAGCGCGGCGTCCGACAGCGACATCCGGTGGTTGACCCCGCCGCCGCAGCGCACCGCGAACTTCTCCAGCGCGCGCAGTCCCGGAGTGGTCTTGCGGGTGTCGCGCACCTCGGCCTTCGTGCCCTCCAGCGCGTCCGCCCAGGCGCGCGTCGCGGTCGCGATGCCCGACAGGCGGCACAGCAGGTTGAGCGCGCTGCGCTCGGCCGTGAGCAGGTCGCGGGTGCGGGTGCGGACGGTCAGCAGCTTCTGGCCCGGCTCCACGCGGTCGCCGTCCAGGACGTGCCGTTCGACCTCGAACTCGTCGGTGCACACGACGGACAGCACCGCCTCGGCGACCCGCAGCCCGGCCACCGTGCCCGCCTCCCGGGCGGTGAAGTCGCCCGTGGCGACGGCCTCTTCGGGGACGGTGGCGACGCTGGTGACGTCCACCCCCCGGTCCAGGTCCTCCTCGACGGCCAGGTGTGCGATGTCCTCGACGTGTACGGGGTCGAGCCCGGCGTCGGCCAGGAGCGCCGCCAGGTCGGGGTCGAGGCCGCACTCCAGCGGGTCGAGGCCGGGCTCCTCCGACGAGCAGCCGCAGCCGTCGCCGCAGCCACCGCCCGAGGCGCCCTGGGGGGCCTGGCCGATCTGGAGGAGAGGGAGGTCGTCGGTCACTGTTGCTGCTCCTTGGGCGGGACGGCCTGGGGGCTCTCCGGGCCGGAGGCCGTGGAGGGGAAGGCGGTCGTCTGGGTCGTACGGACGGTGAGGGGTGCGTCGGGCGCGCGGCCGACGATCAGGTGACGGCGCCAGGTGGTGTCGTCGCGGTCGGGGTGGTCCTCGCGCCAGTGGCAGCCGCGCGTCTCCTGGCGTAGTGCCGCGGCTTCGACCAGGACCTGGGCGACCAGATGGAGGTTGGTGGTCTCCCAGGTCTCGACGCCCGGCTCGGCGGGTTTGCCGGCCGGCGCCGCGGCGAGAGCGGCCAGTTGTGCGGCGGCGGTGGCGAGGGAGCGCTGTGAACGGAGCACTCCGGCTCCGTTCGTCATGATGCGCTGGATCTCGGTGCGGGCCCCGGCGGGGAGGAGAGCGCCCGGCCGTCCGCCGGCTGCCGGAAGAACCGGCTCCAGGTTCGGTTCCGCGTTCCGCGGGAGGGGCTGGAGCTGCTCGGCGATCCGTTCCGCGAAGACCAGGCCCTCCAGGAGGCTGTTGGAGGCGAGACGGTTGGCGCCGTGGACTCCCGTGCAGGCGACCTCGCCACAGGCGTAGAGGCCGGGCACGGTGGTGCGGCCGTGCAGGTCGGTGCGGACCCCGCCGCTGGCGTAGTGCGCGGCGGGGGCGACCGGAATCGGCTCGGTGACCGGATCGATGCCGTGCGCGCGGCACGCGGCGAGGATCGTGGGGAAACGGGTCTCCCACATGGCGGCGCCGAAGTGGCGGCCGTCCAGGAACATGTGGTCGGTGCCCTGCTCGGCGGCCCGGCTCATGATCCCCTTGGCGACGATGTCGCGGGGCGCCAGCTCGGCGAGGGGGTGGCGGCCCGCCATGAAGCGCACGCCCGCCGCGTCGACCAGGTGTGCGCCCTCGCCGCGCACCGCCTCGGAGATCAGCGGCTGCTGGCCCTCGGCGTCCGGGCCCAGGTAGAGCACCGTGGGGTGGAACTGGACGAACTCCAGGTCGGAGACCTCGGCCCCGGCGCGCAGCGCGAGGGCGACGCCGTCGCCGGTGGAGACGGCGGGGTTCGTCGTCGCGGCGAACACCTGTCCCATGCCGCCGGTGGCCAGCACCACGGCCGGGGCGTGGACGGCGCCGACGCCGTCGTGCTGGCCCTCGCCCATGACGTGCAGGGTCACTCCGGCCGTGCGGCCCTCGCCGTCCTTGAGGAGGTCGAGGACGAGGGCGTTCTCGACGGTGCGGATGCCCCGCTCGCGTACGGCGGCCACCAGCGCGCGGGAGATCTCGGCACCGGTCGCGTCGCCGCCCGCGTGGGCGATACGGCTGCGGTGGTGGCCGCCCTCGCGGGTGAGCGCGATGTCCCCGGTGGTGGCGGAGGTGTCGAAGGTGGCGCCCGCGCGGATGAGGCGCCGTACGGCGTCGGGGCCCTCGGTGACCAGGGTGTGGACGGCGGCCTCGTCGCACAGCCCGGCGCCCGCCTCCAGGGTGTCGTCGCGGTGCTGTGCGGGGCTGTCGCCCTCGCCGAGGGCCGCGGCTATGCCGCCTTGCGCCCAGCGCGTGGAGCCGTCGTCCAGGCGCGCCTTGGTCACCACGACGGTGCGGGCTCCGGAGGCGGCACAGCGCAGCGCGGCGGTGAGACCGGCCACGCCGGAGCCCACGACGACGACGTCGGCCTCGACGGTCCAGCCGGGCGCGGGCGCCGCCAGGGGTCCCACGGAGCCGCCTGGTCCGGCACCGGATCCGACGCTGGAGCCCGTCGCGGGGCCGGGGCTCATCGCGGGGATCCCGTGGCCGGGAAGCGGAGGGGGACGTTGTCGATCAGCCGAGTGGTGCCCGCACGGGCCGCGACGGCCAGGACCGCCTCGCCCTCCCAGGTCTCACCCTCGATCGCGGTGAAGCTCGCGGGGTCCACGAGTGCCGCGTAGTCCACGTCCAGCCCGCCGGCCTCCTCCAGCACCGCGCGGGCCGCGTGCAGCGTGGCGGCCGGGCCGCGGTCGGCCGCGCGTTCGCCCGCGGCCAGCGCACGGGAGAGCGCCAGCCCGTCTTCGCGCTCGCGCGGGGAGAGGTAGCGGTTACGGCTCGAGAGGGCGAGGCCGTCGTCCTCGCGGACGGTGGGGACGGCGACGATCTCGGTGGGGAAGTTCAGATCGCGCACCATCCGGCGTACGAGCGCAAGCTGCTGAGCGTCCTTCTGACCGAAGAACGCCACGTCGGGCGCCGTGAGATGGAGCATCTTGGCCACGACGGTCAGCACCCCGTCGAAGTGCCCCGGCCGCACGGCGCCCTCCAGCACCGTGCCCATCGGCCCCGCCGCGACCCGCACCTGGGGCTCGCCGCCCGGGTAGACCTCGTCGCCGGACGGCGCGAAGATCACATCGGCGCCCTCCTTGCCCGCGACGAGGAGGTCGGCCTCCAGGGTGCGCGGATAGCGGTCCAGGTCCTCTCCGGCGCCGAACTGGAGAGGGTTGACGAAGACGGTGACGACGACCTGCCCGCCGGGCCCCACCCGCTCCCGTGCCGCGCGGACGAGGGCGGCGTGGCCCTCGTGCAGGGCGCCCATCGTCATGACGACGGCGCGCTCACCGGTGTGCGGGAGGGCGCGCAGCCCCGCCGCGGTGGCGACGACCTGTGGTGTCGCGGGTGTCATGAGTCCGTCTCCTCGCCGCCGGTCCCCTCGCCGTCGCTGTCGCCCTTGCCGTCGCCCCTGCCGTCGCCTTCGCTGTGCGGGCGCGGGCCGTCGTCCTGGGGAGGCGGGCTTCCCTTGGGCGGCCGGCCCTCCTTGGGGGTGCCGGCCGCGAGTACGTCGAGCAGGTCCTCGGCCAGTTCGGGTTTGAGGAGACCGTGTGCCAGCGCCCGGTCGGCGGTCGCGCGGGCCATCGCGAGGTATCCGGCGACGGTCTGCGGGGCGTGCTTGCGCAGCTCGGTCACGTGTGCGGCCACCGTGCCCGCGTCGCCCCTGGCGACCGGCCCTGTCAGCGCCGAGTCGCCCGAGCGCAGCGCGTTGTCCAGGGCGGCGCCCAGGAGCGGGCCGAGCATCCGGTCGGGCGCCTGCACGCCGGAGGCGCGCAACAGGTCCATGGACTGGGTCACCAGCGTGACCAGGTGGTTGGCGCCGATGGCGAGAGCCGCGTGATAGAGCGGACGGGACTCCTCCGCGACCCACTCGGGCTCCCCGCCCATCTCGATGACCAGCGCCTCGGCCGCGAGCCGCAGCTCCTCCGGCGCGGTGACCCCGAACGAGCAGCCCGCCAGGCGCTGGACGTCGACGGGGGTCCCGGTGAAGGTCATCGCCGGGTGCAGCGCGAGCGGCAGCGCTCCGGCGCGCAGCGCGGGCTGGAGGACGCCGGCGCCGAAGCGGCCCGAGGTGTGCACCAGCAGCTGTCCCGGCCGGACGGCCCCGGTCTGCGCCAGCCCGGACACCAGGCCGGGCAGCGCGTCGTCGGGCACGGTCAGCAACACCAGCTCGGAGCGGGCCAGCACCTCGGCCGGGTCCACGAGGGGGACGTCCGGGAGGAGCTCGGCGGCTCTGCGCCGCGAGGCGTCCGAGACGCCGGAGGCCGCGACGGGGCGGTGTCCGGCCAGTCGCAGGGCCGCGGCCAGCGCGGGTCCGACCCTGCCGGTGCCGACGACGCCGACCGAGAGCCGCGCGGGGCGGTCCTCGGCCCGCGCGGCGCCCGAGGGGTCGGGCGCCGGGCCGGATCCGGTCGCGGACGGGCCGGGCCCGTGCGGAAACGGGCCCGGCCCGTCCGCCGGAGAGGGGTGGTGTGCGTTCACGGAGTGGCCTTCCGTATGCGTTCCGGTCCGCTCATTGGTGCCGGTACCGGACGTGACCACGCCATGCTAAGCCCTGCGCGCCGAGCCCCTCGGCGGACGGTGCGCCACGGGCCCGTTCACCGGGGCGGCGGAGGACGGCTCTCCCCCGCGGCCCGCCGAGCGCTCTTTGCCCAGCTCCTTTCTCGCTTCTTTGCGGGCCACCCACCAGGCCCGCAGGATCCTGGCCTCGTGCGTGCCGGGGGCCGGGGGCTCCGGCACGCCGTGACCACGAAGCCGCCAGACGTCCATCGCGTACTGCTCGGAGATGCTCATGCCCTCGACGCTGCGTCCGCTCCGGGCCGGACGCACGCGGATTGACCAGGGACGTCAATCGGCGGGGCCCCGATTGACGGACCCCGTCAATCGGGGCGGTAAGCGCTTGGCCAGGACGGCAGGATGGGGGCATGAGCGTCACCATCCACATCGCCGGGCTGCCTCATGAGCGGATCACCTTCGCGCCGTCTCCCCTGGCGGAGCTCGGCACCGCCCTGCACGCGCTGTCCGAGCCCGCCCACCACCCGGGGGTGCACGGCTGGGCGACGGCCACGAACGCCGGACTCAAGCAGGACCTCGCCGACCGGCTGTGCGAGGCGGAGTTCCTGTGGCGCACCACCTTCTCCGACGTCATGCTGGGCTTCGCCGGACTG
This sequence is a window from Streptomyces sp. NBC_01775. Protein-coding genes within it:
- a CDS encoding Rossmann-like and DUF2520 domain-containing protein; the encoded protein is MNAHHPSPADGPGPFPHGPGPSATGSGPAPDPSGAARAEDRPARLSVGVVGTGRVGPALAAALRLAGHRPVAASGVSDASRRRAAELLPDVPLVDPAEVLARSELVLLTVPDDALPGLVSGLAQTGAVRPGQLLVHTSGRFGAGVLQPALRAGALPLALHPAMTFTGTPVDVQRLAGCSFGVTAPEELRLAAEALVIEMGGEPEWVAEESRPLYHAALAIGANHLVTLVTQSMDLLRASGVQAPDRMLGPLLGAALDNALRSGDSALTGPVARGDAGTVAAHVTELRKHAPQTVAGYLAMARATADRALAHGLLKPELAEDLLDVLAAGTPKEGRPPKGSPPPQDDGPRPHSEGDGRGDGKGDSDGEGTGGEETDS